In Stomoxys calcitrans chromosome 2, idStoCalc2.1, whole genome shotgun sequence, the following proteins share a genomic window:
- the LOC131994650 gene encoding uncharacterized protein LOC131994650, translating into MDEFRDTFINSDIDAICISETWFHPEIDSSIFHVTGYKLFRADRHTHGGGVAIYIKHGISCSLKCMSNRSSRIEYLFLELLSDDKKRLLLGCVYRPNSSIDFEELIETIDIISIEYDNIIVAGDFNSNLLVERCLADSMQTLGLLPVNDSAPTHFTRSNASLLDVFFVSHLSKISLYNQLDAPAFSKHDLLFVTYHFEINPTVCTSTYRDFKNIDWPLLHQSLDEVPWEEIFYMEGVDEQVSFLNHNLCSIYDTCVPVKVIYTNRKQQPWFTPEIKHLISVRNLAYKRWKRYRLPTLYDTFKSARRDVLKKTNESKKQYYKRKFENAIDSKRKWKEIRNIGIGSKSNTNTDCLSISDLDEINENFLKINTVDPGTNTYSNISTAQIEDTFSFRCVSPEEVLQSFATIKSDAMGFDGIHPRFAKLVLPKILPFVTHIYNNILTKSTFPTDWKLAKIIPIPKQNSEFRPIAILPFFSKALERIINTQIDAFLSFRGLLNDRQSGFRTKRNCSTVLIDVVEELRQNMDNNMVSFLVLLDHSKAFDTVNHDILISKLDRLFFFSKPACKLISSYITGRRQSVNVGDTTSAALDVPRGVPQGSILGPLLFSVYINDLPDIPMHCNVQMYADDVQLFSSAKPNCVQSCINNINCDLNEIQNWASKNSLCLNPSKTKLMKILKRSTTQIPPVRATLNNSVIETVDTSCNLGVIFNSKLTWTNHINKAVGKVQGMLRSLWSVRTSTPFQESASRTPFPELASVPCSLILSSVCPPHPQCPEWKRGLILFSSGCQIPSA; encoded by the coding sequence ATGGATGAGTTTCGCGATACATTTATTAACTCCGACATCGACGCCATTTGTATATCTGAAACGTGGTTTCATCCTGAAATCGATAGCAGCATTTTTCATGTTACGGGATACAAACTGTTTAGAGCGGATCGTCATACTCATGGCGGCGGGGTAGCTATATATATCAAacatggtataagctgctctcTCAAATGTATGTCAAACCGCTCTTCCCGCATTGAATACTTATTTCTGGAACTTTTATCTGATGACAAGAAAAGATTACTGCTGGGTTGCGTCTACAGACCAAATTCATcaatagattttgaagaattAATAGAAACTATTGATATAATTTCCATCGAGTACGACAATATAATCGTAGCTGGTGATTTTAATAGCAACTTGCTTGTTGAGCGCTGTCTTGCCGACTCAATGCAAACCCTAGGGCTACTTCCTGTGAATGATTCCGCACCAACTCACTTCACAAGAAGTAACGCGAGTCTGCTAGATGTGTTCTTTGTCAGCCATTTGTCCAAAATATCTCTCTACAATCAGCTAGATGCCCCCGCATTCTCCAAGCATGATTTGCTTTTCGTCACATACCACTTCGAAATTAATCCCACTGTTTGTACATCGACATATCGCGACTTCAAAAACATTGACTGGCCACTTCTGCATCAAAGTTTAGATGAAGTACCTTGGGAAGAGATTTTCTATATGGAAGGTGTTGACGAACAAGTTTCCTTCCTAAATCATAACCTTTGCTCAATTTACGACACATGCGTTCCTGTCAAAGTCATTTATACTAACAGAAAACAACAGCCATGGTTTACTCCTGAAATCAAGCACTTGATCAgcgttcgaaatttggcatataaaagATGGAAACGTTATAGACTGCCTACACTGTATGACACGTTTAAATCCGCTAGAAGAGATGTGCTCAAAAAGACTAACGAGTCCAAAAAGCAGTACTATAAAAGGAAATTCGAAAATGCAATTGATAGTAagcgaaaatggaaagaaataagGAACATCGGAATTGGATCGAAATCCAATACCAACACTGATTGTCTTTCTATCTCTGACCTAGATGAgataaatgaaaactttttgaaaataaatactgtGGACCCTGGCACAAACACTTATTCTAATATTTCTACAGCACAGATTGAAGACACATTCTCGTTTAGATGTGTTAGTCCCGAAGAAGTCTTACAAAGTTTTGCAACCATAAAGTCTGACGCAATGGGATTTGATGGCATACATCCTAGATTTGCCAAATTGGTACTGCCGAAAATACTTCCATTTGTTACACACATTTATAACAACATTCTTACAAAGTCAACGTTCCCAACAGActggaaattggcaaaaattataCCGATACCCAAACAGAATTCAGAGTTCCGTCCGATTGCTATCCTGCCGTTTTTCTCTAAAGCTTTGGAACGTATTATAAATACTCAAATAGATGCCTTCCTGAGTTTCAGAGGTCTTTTGAATGATAGACAATCTGGTTTTCGAACAAAAAGAAACTGCTCTACTGTATTAATTGACGTTGTGGAAGAATTGAGACAAAATATGGATAATAATATGGTATCATTTCTGGTTTTACTGGACCACAGTAAAGCCTTTGACACAGTGAACCATGATATTCTTATCTCGAAGCTTGACAgacttttctttttctccaaACCGGCCTGTAAACTGATTTCATCATACATTACCGGACGCCGTCAATCCGTCAATGTCGGTGATACAACATCTGCGGCACTTGATGTACCTAGAGGTGTTCCGCAGGGCTCTATCCTTGGTCCCTTACTTTTTTCTGTATACATAAATGATCTACCTGATATTCCAATGCATTGTAATGTGcaaatgtacgctgacgatgttcaGCTTTTCTCCAGCGCTAAACCAAATTGCGTACAATCATgtataaataatattaattgCGATCTGAATGAAATCCAGAACTGGGCGAGTAAAAATAGTCTCTGTCTAAATCCGTCAAAAACTAaactgatgaaaattttaaaacgatcaaCCACCCAGATTCCTCCTGTAAGAGCTACTTTGAACAACTCGGTAATAGAAACTGTTGATACATCCTGCAACCTTGGTGTAATATTCAATTCCAAACTGACTTGGACTAATCATATAAACAAAGCTGTTGGTAAAGTTCAAGGAATGCTGCGAAGTTTGTGGTCTGTGCGGACTTCTACACCTTTTCAA